One genomic region from Lycorma delicatula isolate Av1 chromosome 9, ASM4794821v1, whole genome shotgun sequence encodes:
- the mRpL12 gene encoding mitochondrial ribosomal protein L12 gives MLALRSAVKNSSLQKCRCIFGVMHLSTETLRVPPSEGQPGDEIVYSPKVESLVAEITKLTLLEVSELSTALKKRLNLPDAPVMAMGAAFAAPASVEEEEAPKVAVQTSFTVKLLKFDDKQKVALIKEVKNLLEGMNLVQAKKFVESAPAVVKADIPKDEAEKLKEAFAKVGGECEIV, from the exons ATGTTAGCACTTCGTTCCGCAGTAAAAAATTCATCGCTTCAGAAATG CAGGTGTATTTTTGGAGTAATGCATCTGAGTACAGAAACTTTAAGAGTACCTCCATCAGAAGGCCAGCCAGGTGATGAAATTGTATATTCTCCCAAAGTAGAAAGTCTTGTAgctgaaattacaaaattaactctCTTAGAAGTCTCTGAATTGTCAACGGCTCTCAAGAAACGTTTAAATCTTCCTGATGCACCAGTAATGGCAATGGGTGCAGCTTTTGCTGCACCAGCTTCTGTTGAG gAAGAAGAAGCTCCAAAAGTAGCAGTACAGACTAGCTTTACAGTaaagttgttaaaatttgatgacaaaCAGAAAGTTGCATTGATAAAAGAAGTCAAGAATTTATTAGAAGGAATGAATCTTGTACAG gCTAAGAAATTTGTTGAAAGTGCTCCTGCTGTAGTTAAGGCTGATATACCAAAAGATGAAGCTGAAAAACTGAAAGAAGCGTTTGCTAAAGTTGGGGGTGAATGTgagattgtttaa